In Spirobacillus cienkowskii, a genomic segment contains:
- the rpmF gene encoding 50S ribosomal protein L32, producing the protein MPTPKKKVSRSRRNMRRAHHALSAINLSSCSNCSAPRLSHSVCESCGFYKGRFVAKNILKSDLLAVLR; encoded by the coding sequence ATGCCAACTCCAAAGAAAAAAGTATCCCGCTCACGCCGCAACATGCGCCGTGCTCACCATGCACTCAGTGCTATCAATCTTTCCAGCTGCTCAAACTGCTCTGCTCCGAGACTTTCTCATTCAGTGTGTGAGTCATGCGGCTTTTATAAAGGGCGTTTTGTTGCTAAAAATATTTTGAAATCAGATTTATTGGCTGTTTTACGCTAA
- a CDS encoding serine/threonine-protein kinase, whose amino-acid sequence MDNDRLIAQISIREDASVEKVASRKISSPIISRMQRADELRKKTVKVEGINKSRFFKLKIQESFENIKKALQFEYGENMELFFRTNDFEVFSRWIEGVTLFDANKKETPIKIHEISRIKNRLRLWVRIFENLYFYHSKGIIHGNIKPQNILIRDRASVDIKQTYESDFFEKKEEVPHIVLLDGGYFHFIPHHEEIENIEERITISKKITERNFWIAPEARGFIEGSFGECSDIFSLAAIMAWDFGLITIEGPSVLNALWPLYVSLDQNVFILGKEWHKWTGKHAIFDTMKRLKTVLLKAVDPLPENRISDAKELAFEIMMISNRLADNVDIQNLTSLYSTFQPENNDSINEKILKKQFKIPEILCEFSLSKNKQDASRIWVDARTTSASKHQLMRSLNMGMSIIKVNSFYHSVKFSAMKVPFSSLDALCHGLLNHTVFLNPTFLQEMKSFLFNLGNQVDSLYYVLPSLRKYGESKNSIKISKQSSFVQIKHQWLYNSIEKLFDKILTASKINLLIVDDLNRSDHSSLKILIEIFKKKQNSIKWILGIRSEEEIYDEEIKKSILQLKQQDLSYSNLKDERTKSYWITKLNKLTSQQARFLATWAMVDLQLNSDIIENLSNKVSVMQEIFSDHYHEGKEQARNLQQSAEDLILNEETTTENTTLSENEDNDLEELADKKRKDPLHLAYEALNIAIKIGLFSENRDVHTGQLICYYWEHQYIWLSLSLLLNKEIKSKVYFILAEFLCKNSNEKTTLSDIIHISEYLARSNLKIYSYSAYAALIMATEELCDITSTEFIIAKLQMLGESIEKECPEEAPVLIPKIREHIADLSLSLSQFDQADKYYQAVGWNITNPKRKIILLMKSFFPSQIKKRERRTDEFYKLIHQAEESELVIRNSKDTKLSLANEIESEIYKIQKKLLEQVSFSNEEEIKNNKILLRKIVEPIDTSNLKADKTLYLPKVKPIRGIVLAQFLRTSIGWIDNSILFPEILNVLSFTIENNDGESTISLLLSLILCGERNLSPKIRSLVLETVLDLSSRIGNDLSILEAHLMKGWCSFFYDGNLAESKKNIDKINSYHSLELPLTIKQCARKLQLLIEFESMTIENIKNYLTNPQKYLKKLSDYNLTHWEIGLVVFGLQQGQPHLKKFKSDNLFTANILDEKIDQILLYTILLFEKGHAHASSIISQEAKEAQLRQWFFDPSSHIEYIPEKFAQKIIEFSNLKNRLVTGSNSKQKISFINSVRKWAKHLKIKKETASRYWGEDKAIINNLKIDKANTQDTERLHILAQNAIRAGFNWTAYRLAHKARTELSVIIEEIREVEINLRSKLNKEDTKTMIPESSMHSAQATESMRVREYEKTGAYPEQGVAINYVLEFLHNFHDYIEDSNLGDEERLRLAAMIRKSIPKETDIIESTLAGALRASAKRISLTLNTKEDEEPSHRSDTLENPENEENQQNNITALKRTG is encoded by the coding sequence ATGGATAACGATAGGCTGATTGCTCAAATTTCAATAAGAGAAGATGCAAGTGTCGAAAAAGTTGCGAGTCGCAAGATTAGCAGTCCAATTATTTCTCGTATGCAACGAGCTGATGAATTAAGAAAAAAAACTGTAAAAGTGGAAGGAATTAATAAATCACGATTTTTCAAACTTAAAATACAAGAGAGTTTTGAAAATATAAAAAAAGCGCTTCAATTCGAATATGGCGAAAACATGGAGCTGTTTTTTAGAACTAACGATTTTGAAGTCTTTTCTCGTTGGATTGAAGGAGTTACTTTATTTGATGCAAATAAAAAAGAAACTCCTATAAAAATTCATGAAATTTCACGCATAAAAAATCGACTTAGGTTATGGGTAAGAATTTTTGAAAATCTTTATTTTTATCATTCAAAAGGTATTATTCATGGCAATATCAAACCACAAAACATTTTAATTCGCGATCGCGCATCTGTTGATATCAAACAAACATATGAATCTGATTTTTTTGAAAAAAAAGAAGAAGTTCCACATATTGTTTTACTTGATGGAGGATATTTTCACTTTATACCTCATCATGAAGAAATTGAAAATATTGAAGAAAGAATTACAATTTCAAAAAAAATCACAGAAAGAAATTTTTGGATAGCTCCAGAAGCACGTGGTTTTATAGAAGGTTCTTTTGGAGAATGTTCTGATATTTTTAGCTTAGCAGCTATTATGGCTTGGGATTTTGGTTTAATTACAATTGAAGGCCCCTCTGTTCTTAATGCTCTTTGGCCTCTCTATGTTTCCTTAGATCAAAATGTATTTATTCTTGGCAAAGAATGGCATAAATGGACGGGAAAACATGCTATATTTGATACAATGAAGCGATTAAAAACTGTTTTGTTAAAGGCAGTCGATCCATTACCAGAAAATAGAATTAGTGACGCCAAAGAACTCGCATTTGAAATAATGATGATTTCAAATCGACTTGCTGACAATGTTGATATTCAAAATTTAACATCATTATACAGCACATTTCAACCTGAAAATAATGACAGCATAAATGAAAAAATTTTAAAAAAACAATTTAAAATTCCAGAAATTCTATGTGAGTTTTCTTTAAGTAAAAACAAACAAGATGCAAGCAGAATTTGGGTAGATGCAAGAACAACATCTGCTAGCAAACATCAATTAATGCGTAGTTTAAACATGGGTATGAGTATTATTAAAGTCAACTCATTTTATCATAGTGTTAAATTTAGTGCAATGAAAGTTCCATTTTCTTCTCTTGATGCTTTATGCCATGGTTTATTAAATCATACCGTTTTTTTAAATCCTACGTTTTTACAAGAGATGAAATCATTCTTGTTTAATCTTGGAAATCAAGTCGATTCTCTTTATTACGTTTTACCTTCTTTAAGAAAATATGGTGAGTCTAAAAATTCTATTAAAATATCTAAACAAAGCTCATTTGTACAAATTAAACATCAGTGGTTATACAATAGTATTGAAAAACTATTTGATAAAATTCTTACAGCTTCAAAAATAAATTTATTAATTGTAGATGATCTTAATAGATCCGATCATTCTTCACTTAAAATTTTAATTGAAATATTCAAAAAGAAACAAAATTCAATAAAATGGATTTTAGGAATTCGCTCTGAAGAAGAAATTTATGATGAAGAAATTAAAAAATCAATTTTACAATTAAAACAACAAGATTTATCATATTCAAACCTAAAAGACGAAAGAACAAAAAGCTATTGGATAACAAAACTAAATAAATTAACAAGTCAGCAAGCACGGTTTCTTGCTACATGGGCAATGGTGGATTTACAATTAAACTCAGATATTATAGAAAATTTAAGCAATAAAGTTTCTGTAATGCAAGAAATATTTTCTGATCACTACCACGAGGGAAAAGAGCAAGCTAGAAATTTGCAACAATCTGCAGAAGATCTCATATTAAATGAAGAAACAACAACAGAAAATACAACATTATCAGAAAACGAAGACAATGATCTAGAAGAATTAGCTGATAAAAAAAGAAAAGACCCCTTACACTTGGCTTATGAAGCGCTAAATATTGCGATTAAAATAGGATTATTCTCTGAAAACCGAGACGTCCACACTGGACAACTTATTTGTTATTATTGGGAACACCAGTATATTTGGCTTAGCCTCTCGTTATTACTTAATAAAGAAATAAAATCAAAAGTATATTTTATTCTTGCAGAATTTTTATGTAAAAATTCCAATGAAAAAACAACATTAAGTGATATTATCCATATTTCAGAATATCTCGCTCGCTCAAATCTTAAAATATATTCTTATAGCGCCTATGCTGCGTTAATTATGGCGACAGAAGAATTGTGCGACATAACTTCAACAGAGTTTATCATTGCAAAATTACAAATGCTTGGAGAAAGCATCGAAAAAGAGTGTCCAGAAGAAGCTCCGGTTTTAATCCCAAAAATTCGCGAGCACATTGCAGATCTGTCTCTTTCTTTAAGCCAATTTGACCAAGCTGATAAATACTACCAAGCAGTAGGTTGGAATATTACAAATCCTAAACGCAAAATTATCCTTTTGATGAAAAGTTTTTTTCCTTCTCAGATTAAAAAAAGAGAACGAAGAACAGATGAATTTTATAAACTTATTCATCAAGCAGAAGAATCAGAACTCGTTATCAGAAACTCTAAAGATACTAAACTCTCTCTGGCAAATGAAATTGAATCTGAAATTTACAAAATTCAAAAAAAGCTTTTAGAACAAGTGAGTTTCTCTAACGAAGAAGAAATAAAAAACAATAAAATATTACTTAGAAAAATTGTTGAACCAATAGATACCAGTAACTTAAAAGCTGACAAAACACTTTATTTACCCAAGGTCAAACCAATTCGCGGCATTGTTCTCGCTCAATTTTTAAGAACAAGTATAGGCTGGATTGACAATAGCATTCTTTTCCCAGAAATTCTTAACGTCTTATCTTTTACAATTGAAAACAACGATGGAGAAAGTACAATTAGTTTATTACTTTCTCTTATTTTATGCGGAGAAAGAAATTTAAGCCCAAAAATTCGATCTCTAGTTTTAGAAACAGTACTCGATCTCTCAAGCAGAATTGGTAATGATTTAAGTATCCTTGAAGCCCACCTTATGAAAGGATGGTGCTCCTTTTTTTACGATGGCAATCTTGCAGAAAGCAAAAAAAATATTGATAAAATTAATTCATATCACTCATTAGAGTTGCCTTTAACCATAAAACAGTGCGCTCGAAAGCTACAACTGCTTATTGAATTTGAGTCAATGACTATTGAAAACATTAAAAACTATTTAACCAATCCTCAAAAATATTTAAAAAAATTATCCGACTACAATTTAACGCACTGGGAAATTGGACTTGTTGTTTTTGGTTTACAACAAGGTCAACCTCACCTTAAAAAATTTAAAAGCGATAACTTATTTACTGCAAATATTTTAGACGAAAAAATAGATCAAATTTTACTTTATACAATTTTATTATTTGAAAAAGGTCATGCGCATGCTAGCTCTATCATTTCTCAAGAAGCCAAAGAAGCACAATTGAGACAGTGGTTTTTTGATCCAAGCTCACATATTGAATATATCCCAGAAAAATTTGCTCAAAAAATTATAGAATTTAGCAATCTCAAAAACCGGTTGGTGACAGGAAGCAATTCAAAACAAAAAATTTCTTTTATCAATTCTGTCCGCAAATGGGCAAAACACCTTAAAATCAAAAAAGAAACAGCATCACGCTACTGGGGAGAAGACAAAGCAATTATTAACAACTTAAAAATTGATAAAGCCAATACCCAAGATACAGAACGCCTTCATATTCTTGCGCAAAATGCGATTCGAGCAGGTTTTAATTGGACGGCATACCGACTTGCCCATAAAGCCAGAACAGAACTATCTGTAATTATAGAAGAAATAAGAGAAGTTGAAATTAATTTGCGAAGCAAATTGAATAAAGAAGACACGAAAACAATGATTCCAGAAAGTTCGATGCATTCTGCACAAGCCACAGAATCAATGAGAGTTCGAGAATATGAAAAAACAGGTGCTTATCCAGAACAAGGTGTTGCCATCAATTATGTTCTTGAGTTTTTGCATAATTTTCATGACTATATTGAGGATTCCAATCTTGGAGACGAAGAACGTTTGCGCCTTGCAGCGATGATCCGCAAGTCAATTCCAAAAGAAACTGATATCATTGAATCAACCTTAGCAGGAGCGCTCAGAGCATCTGCCAAACGCATTAGCCTTACACTGAATACAAAAGAGGACGAGGAGCCTTCTCATCGCTCTGATACCCTTGAAAATCCAGAAAACGAAGAAAATCAGCAAAATAACATAACAGCGCTCAAACGCACAGGATAA
- the alr gene encoding alanine racemase: MVESTHLIEFAENSSWLELSRSAFVNNINTFRRVLPPHILLGCVLKGNAYGHGFLQSLEILHDYVDLIFVISPVDAFKIRKFEKDNELVQKRVVVLGSITAEEAAICAMKVIEVTITDAGWENFIPRLLRSEKERGHIYRPLKVHVHVDTGLTREGFLLSELGSKLEFLVKHASLFHAQGVMSHFANTEDVTDQSYAIEQMAKLDKAFEIITKKLNLSYKLEKHIAQSSATMIIPASRYDLTRVGISIYGLWPSPETKLSTKIILPELPRLIPALTWKCQSQSIKKVESGSYIGYGCTCRAERDLIAALFPVGYFDGYPRLLSNKGYVLVDGVRCKILGRVMMNHIVVDVTDVTQDDSRQVIATLIGKSGKESITVDQIAEWAQTINYEIVTRIGAHLKRMVVDS; this comes from the coding sequence ATGGTTGAATCTACTCATTTAATTGAGTTTGCAGAAAATTCGTCATGGCTCGAGTTGAGTAGGTCAGCTTTTGTCAATAATATCAATACTTTTAGAAGAGTTTTGCCGCCTCACATCCTTTTAGGATGCGTATTAAAGGGTAATGCCTATGGGCACGGCTTTTTACAAAGTCTTGAAATTTTACATGATTATGTTGATCTTATTTTTGTGATTAGCCCAGTTGACGCATTTAAAATTAGAAAATTTGAAAAAGACAATGAGCTTGTACAAAAAAGAGTGGTTGTCTTGGGCAGTATCACTGCTGAAGAAGCTGCTATTTGCGCAATGAAAGTGATAGAAGTGACAATTACAGACGCAGGATGGGAGAATTTTATTCCTCGTTTACTGCGGTCTGAGAAAGAGCGAGGGCATATATACAGACCGTTAAAAGTTCATGTTCATGTTGACACAGGTTTGACGCGTGAAGGATTTTTACTTTCTGAGCTTGGGTCTAAGCTTGAATTTTTAGTAAAGCATGCTTCTTTGTTTCATGCGCAAGGGGTGATGTCGCATTTTGCAAACACGGAAGATGTGACAGATCAATCCTATGCGATAGAACAAATGGCCAAATTAGATAAAGCATTCGAAATTATTACTAAAAAACTAAATTTATCGTATAAACTTGAAAAGCATATTGCCCAGAGCTCTGCGACTATGATCATTCCTGCTTCACGATATGATTTAACCAGAGTTGGGATTTCAATCTACGGTTTGTGGCCTTCTCCTGAAACAAAATTGTCTACAAAAATTATTTTACCAGAATTACCAAGGTTAATCCCCGCCCTTACATGGAAATGTCAGAGTCAAAGTATAAAAAAAGTAGAATCGGGCAGTTATATTGGGTATGGGTGTACCTGTCGTGCTGAACGAGATCTGATTGCAGCGCTTTTTCCAGTTGGATATTTTGATGGTTATCCTCGATTGCTTTCTAATAAAGGCTATGTTTTGGTTGATGGAGTTCGTTGCAAAATATTAGGACGTGTGATGATGAATCATATTGTTGTTGACGTAACTGATGTAACGCAAGATGACTCTCGCCAGGTTATTGCAACATTAATTGGAAAAAGCGGCAAAGAATCGATTACAGTCGATCAAATTGCTGAATGGGCACAAACAATTAATTACGAAATTGTGACCCGTATAGGTGCTCATCTTAAAAGAATGGTTGTAGATTCGTGA
- the queA gene encoding tRNA preQ1(34) S-adenosylmethionine ribosyltransferase-isomerase QueA encodes MKKELFNYDLPEELIAQTPLANRDESRLLVCNAKNKSIADCMFKNLDEVLNHEFQLQKNNAKLLLIANNSRVYPARVRIKRSSGGRGEVFFLERGEKTHYSCLLRPQSKLKIGEILYADLKEDIALFEISHLNPPKVSIIANMSLDEILDLYGEMPLPPYIQRDPKKIVNYSKLDKDRYQTVYSNINHVGSSASPTAGLHFSPSILKKCEENRIELSYVTLHVGLGTFLPVKSEDIESHEMHQEYYFISQETIKKISKYLSNGWPIVFVGTTSLRAVESYFQLLNLELGKNFILNNKNINHLENNLNKFSDKWHTTNIFIHPKNENSIFVPTIGNAIITNFHQPESTLAMLIAALMGMKFWKQFYSYAITNKYRFFSYGDSSLLIFGEQN; translated from the coding sequence GTGAAAAAAGAATTGTTTAATTATGATTTGCCAGAAGAGCTTATTGCTCAAACTCCCTTAGCAAATCGCGATGAAAGTCGACTTCTTGTTTGTAATGCAAAAAATAAATCTATTGCTGATTGTATGTTTAAAAACTTAGATGAAGTTTTAAATCATGAGTTTCAGTTACAAAAAAATAATGCAAAACTTCTGCTAATTGCTAATAATTCTCGAGTTTATCCTGCACGAGTGAGAATCAAAAGAAGCTCGGGTGGTCGGGGGGAAGTGTTTTTTTTAGAAAGAGGAGAAAAAACGCATTATAGTTGTTTATTAAGGCCGCAAAGTAAATTAAAAATTGGCGAAATTTTGTATGCTGATCTTAAAGAAGATATTGCTTTATTTGAAATAAGTCATTTAAATCCGCCAAAAGTTTCTATAATTGCTAATATGTCTCTTGATGAAATTCTTGATTTATATGGAGAAATGCCACTACCTCCTTATATTCAAAGAGATCCTAAAAAAATTGTTAATTATAGTAAGCTTGATAAAGACCGTTATCAAACAGTCTATTCTAACATAAATCATGTGGGAAGTTCTGCTTCTCCTACAGCAGGTCTGCATTTTTCACCAAGTATATTAAAAAAATGTGAAGAAAATAGAATTGAACTTTCTTATGTTACTTTGCATGTGGGTTTAGGAACATTTTTACCTGTAAAATCTGAAGATATTGAATCTCATGAAATGCATCAAGAATATTATTTTATATCTCAAGAAACAATTAAAAAAATATCCAAATATTTAAGTAACGGTTGGCCTATTGTTTTTGTAGGTACAACTTCATTAAGAGCTGTAGAAAGTTATTTTCAATTGTTAAACTTAGAATTGGGTAAAAATTTTATTTTAAATAATAAAAATATAAATCATTTAGAGAATAACTTAAATAAATTTTCTGATAAATGGCATACAACAAATATATTTATTCACCCTAAAAATGAAAATTCAATTTTTGTTCCTACAATTGGTAATGCAATTATTACAAATTTTCATCAGCCAGAAAGTACTCTTGCAATGCTGATTGCAGCATTAATGGGAATGAAATTTTGGAAGCAATTTTATAGTTACGCGATTACAAATAAATATCGTTTTTTTAGTTATGGTGATTCTAGCCTTCTTATTTTTGGAGAACAAAATTAG
- the tgt gene encoding tRNA guanosine(34) transglycosylase Tgt encodes MFSQRNLINFKKIKSLPLSPEFWSGHFDTENLKSSDFEQEFNQVLSKGIARNEDLQRVKQVGPRITKMTFGDIEIETPIFMPVGTLGSVKSLSPEDVYGIGYKIILGNTYHLNLRPGMELMKEFNGLHEFMRWPGAILTDSGGFQVMSLAKIRKLTEEGVTFANHINGAKVTLTPEKVVAIQEDIDSDIQMVLDECTPYPATYEEALSSMQRSMRWAKRARLARNKQNRAQFGIVQGGMYGDLRVQSVLQLIENDFEGYAIGGLSVGESKREMRRLLSATIPWMPDNKPRYLMGVGAPDDLIDAILLGVDMFDCVMPTRNARNGSVFVRSSASATGKIQIKNAIHKMSKAPLDSLCSCYTCKNYSRAYLRHLFVAEELLVFRLLSIHNLQFLYDLTSELREAIRSGDIFDQVKRIRGDYAPGS; translated from the coding sequence ATGTTTTCTCAACGCAATCTTATCAATTTTAAAAAAATTAAATCTCTTCCCTTATCTCCAGAATTTTGGTCTGGTCACTTTGATACCGAAAATCTAAAATCATCTGATTTTGAGCAAGAATTTAATCAGGTTTTGTCTAAAGGTATTGCTCGCAATGAAGATCTTCAGCGTGTTAAGCAAGTTGGACCTAGAATCACAAAAATGACTTTTGGAGATATTGAAATTGAAACACCTATTTTTATGCCAGTTGGCACTTTAGGAAGTGTCAAATCTCTTTCTCCAGAAGATGTTTATGGAATAGGTTATAAAATTATATTAGGTAATACATATCATCTAAATTTAAGACCAGGGATGGAGCTCATGAAAGAATTTAATGGGCTGCACGAATTTATGCGTTGGCCTGGAGCGATTCTTACCGATAGTGGTGGTTTTCAGGTTATGAGTTTAGCAAAAATTAGAAAGTTAACAGAAGAAGGTGTTACGTTTGCAAATCATATTAATGGCGCAAAAGTAACATTAACTCCTGAAAAGGTTGTTGCTATTCAAGAAGATATAGACTCTGATATACAAATGGTTTTGGATGAATGCACTCCTTATCCAGCAACTTACGAAGAAGCATTATCAAGCATGCAACGATCAATGCGCTGGGCAAAAAGAGCCCGCCTCGCTCGCAACAAACAAAATCGTGCGCAATTTGGTATTGTGCAGGGTGGGATGTATGGCGATCTCCGCGTTCAAAGTGTTTTGCAGTTAATTGAAAATGATTTTGAAGGGTATGCAATTGGCGGACTTTCTGTAGGCGAATCAAAACGAGAGATGAGGCGTTTGCTGTCTGCTACAATACCTTGGATGCCCGATAACAAACCGCGATATTTAATGGGAGTGGGCGCGCCAGACGATTTGATTGACGCAATTTTATTGGGTGTTGATATGTTTGATTGTGTCATGCCAACACGCAATGCACGCAATGGGAGTGTTTTTGTTCGTTCATCTGCTTCTGCTACAGGGAAAATTCAAATAAAAAATGCAATTCATAAAATGAGCAAAGCCCCTTTAGATTCTTTATGTTCCTGTTATACGTGTAAAAATTATTCTAGAGCTTATTTGCGTCATCTTTTTGTTGCAGAAGAACTTTTAGTTTTTCGCTTATTGTCGATTCATAACTTACAGTTTCTTTATGATCTGACGTCTGAGCTAAGAGAAGCTATTCGTTCTGGGGATATCTTTGATCAAGTAAAGAGAATTAGAGGCGATTATGCACCTGGGAGCTAG
- a CDS encoding LPP20 family lipoprotein: MLSKVTERVFMFFCFIVFHGQLYSQTDACSSLADLQTKNNNSFVGYGSGQTQFEADQNAQIDLARQIRQKVSATSTVEENNFNSNLSSNTKSVVQEILIGAKILKRCSGENKFSTVVTLDKDFFINSLAEKLTITFNKANSLKKSIENAKAEEVLANAIETAKDFINNYQTSCESDLELCKIYKGCSNITFDNSFRDLINAVAKNAEKDQYVLIIEDQALTNEFQEDLLRLLEEDNVKIMNSKVAEKGNNTSRKILANCKFKAGLKIPGTEDKIAEIRCLADAYSGKQKKFQKIYSCKAIMDTQMTSQDAISSCVGRLQKD, translated from the coding sequence ATGCTATCTAAAGTTACAGAACGTGTATTTATGTTTTTTTGCTTTATTGTATTTCATGGGCAACTGTATTCGCAAACGGATGCATGTTCTAGTTTAGCCGATTTGCAGACAAAAAATAACAATTCTTTTGTTGGTTATGGTTCTGGTCAGACACAGTTTGAAGCAGATCAAAATGCTCAAATAGATTTAGCAAGACAAATTAGACAAAAAGTAAGTGCGACTTCTACTGTTGAAGAAAATAATTTTAATTCTAATTTATCTTCAAATACTAAATCTGTTGTTCAAGAAATATTAATAGGCGCAAAAATTTTAAAAAGATGCTCTGGTGAAAATAAATTTTCAACCGTTGTTACCTTGGATAAAGATTTTTTTATTAATTCACTTGCAGAAAAATTGACAATAACTTTTAATAAGGCAAATTCTCTTAAAAAATCTATTGAAAATGCCAAAGCCGAAGAGGTGTTGGCAAATGCTATTGAAACTGCTAAAGATTTTATTAATAATTATCAAACAAGTTGTGAATCGGATTTAGAATTGTGTAAAATTTATAAAGGCTGCTCGAATATAACTTTTGATAATTCTTTTCGAGATCTTATAAATGCTGTGGCGAAAAATGCAGAAAAAGATCAATATGTTTTAATTATTGAAGATCAAGCATTAACCAATGAATTTCAAGAAGATTTGCTACGACTTTTAGAAGAAGATAATGTGAAAATTATGAATTCTAAAGTGGCAGAAAAGGGCAATAATACTTCTCGTAAAATTTTGGCTAATTGCAAGTTTAAAGCAGGATTAAAAATCCCAGGAACTGAGGATAAAATTGCTGAAATACGCTGTCTTGCTGATGCGTATTCTGGAAAGCAAAAGAAATTTCAAAAAATTTATAGTTGTAAAGCAATTATGGACACTCAAATGACTTCGCAAGACGCAATTTCTTCGTGTGTTGGCCGTTTGCAAAAAGATTAA